The following are encoded in a window of Mycobacteroides chelonae CCUG 47445 genomic DNA:
- a CDS encoding acyltransferase family protein, with product MVDRRRDIQGLRAVAVLLVVVYHSGLPIPGGFIGVDVFFVISGFVITRLLLRETDRAGRIDLRRFYARRVRRLLPALALLIVVVLPIAAVIQSPLGSMQVAARTAAAAALFVSNAVLFLEPSGYFAAPAAMNPFLHTWSLAVEEQFYLIFPAMMALAAYVATRRRASRLAVTFSLLLALSVASLLLAIYLTASDGFPFHAHNAAFSFYSSPTRAWEFGVGALIALGESRIRRWDARAALPIAALGAAGVTWGAVAISAADPFPGINALVPVLGSGLLIIAGTVPSRQPVGWLLSSAPMQWIGDLSYSWYLWHWPLIVFANNLLGAEHRWLVPCVGVLSLLPAWLSKRYVEDPIRTGRKLADLRAPRLAAASVGVAVFVSAVTFGAAQIATPAIRDARAQRAAHLDVGRGCVGNMPDAEKTRLDCLWPQGADVDSRSVVLVGDSNAGQFAEALVPAATQQNRTMLLATNAACPFVELVLDPSPPGCTDFVQRWTSALADVQPGLVVIASASSDYFLADQHVRFRLPDTQQWITDDAGKGRLWQLGMAAVLQKLSAARVPVVVVHTLPHFVNWDLYKCPGYEVWLSPSRCGRSEALAEVQRQQNTAAAAEQRAAEGLVGVSTIDLGPVVCPDGVCRTNIDSRWVARDGGHITVGEAQRLQPEFARLIAERARP from the coding sequence GTGGTTGACCGCCGGCGAGATATTCAAGGTTTGCGGGCGGTAGCCGTTCTGCTCGTGGTCGTCTATCACAGCGGCCTGCCGATTCCCGGTGGATTCATCGGCGTCGATGTCTTCTTCGTCATCTCCGGATTTGTGATCACCCGGCTGCTGCTGCGCGAGACCGACCGGGCAGGCCGCATCGATCTGCGTCGCTTCTATGCGCGCCGGGTACGCCGTCTGCTACCCGCGCTTGCCCTGTTGATTGTCGTGGTGCTGCCGATCGCCGCAGTCATCCAAAGTCCGCTGGGGTCAATGCAGGTCGCGGCACGAACGGCCGCCGCCGCAGCCTTGTTCGTCTCGAACGCGGTGCTTTTCCTGGAGCCCTCCGGATACTTCGCGGCGCCGGCGGCGATGAATCCGTTCCTGCACACCTGGTCGCTTGCGGTCGAGGAGCAGTTCTATCTCATCTTCCCGGCCATGATGGCGTTGGCCGCCTACGTGGCGACACGTCGGCGGGCAAGTCGGTTGGCTGTCACATTCTCGCTGCTTCTGGCGCTGTCGGTGGCATCGCTGCTGCTCGCGATCTACCTGACCGCCAGCGATGGTTTCCCGTTCCACGCGCACAATGCGGCCTTCTCGTTCTACAGCTCGCCCACGCGCGCATGGGAATTCGGCGTCGGTGCGCTGATCGCATTGGGGGAGAGCCGGATACGCCGATGGGATGCTCGAGCGGCGCTACCGATAGCGGCGCTCGGCGCGGCCGGCGTCACCTGGGGTGCCGTTGCGATATCCGCGGCAGATCCCTTTCCGGGAATCAATGCGCTGGTCCCGGTGCTGGGCTCGGGCCTGCTGATCATCGCTGGGACCGTACCGTCGCGCCAGCCCGTCGGCTGGCTGCTGTCGTCGGCGCCGATGCAGTGGATCGGGGATCTGTCCTACAGCTGGTACCTGTGGCACTGGCCGCTGATCGTTTTCGCCAACAATCTGCTCGGCGCCGAGCATCGCTGGCTGGTGCCCTGCGTGGGCGTGCTCTCGTTGCTTCCGGCCTGGTTGTCCAAACGGTATGTCGAAGACCCGATCCGGACGGGACGGAAACTGGCCGATCTTCGCGCACCGCGACTCGCGGCGGCGTCGGTCGGCGTGGCGGTCTTCGTTTCGGCCGTGACATTCGGTGCCGCGCAGATAGCCACGCCTGCGATTCGTGACGCGCGTGCGCAGCGGGCAGCCCATCTGGATGTCGGCAGAGGGTGCGTCGGCAACATGCCGGATGCCGAAAAGACCCGTCTGGATTGCCTGTGGCCCCAAGGCGCGGATGTCGATTCGCGGTCGGTCGTCCTCGTCGGCGATTCCAATGCCGGACAGTTCGCCGAGGCGCTCGTCCCGGCGGCGACACAGCAAAACCGGACGATGCTTCTCGCGACAAACGCCGCCTGCCCTTTCGTCGAGCTCGTGCTGGATCCTTCGCCGCCCGGCTGCACCGACTTCGTACAGCGTTGGACGAGTGCGTTGGCAGACGTCCAGCCGGGCCTGGTGGTGATCGCCTCCGCCTCCAGTGACTACTTCCTCGCTGATCAACATGTGCGGTTCCGGCTTCCGGATACGCAGCAATGGATCACTGATGACGCCGGTAAGGGCCGGTTGTGGCAGCTGGGCATGGCCGCAGTGTTACAGAAACTGTCGGCGGCGCGTGTCCCCGTCGTGGTGGTGCATACCTTGCCGCACTTCGTGAACTGGGACCTGTACAAGTGCCCGGGGTACGAGGTCTGGCTGTCGCCCTCCCGGTGCGGTCGTTCGGAGGCGTTGGCAGAGGTTCAGCGCCAGCAGAACACGGCCGCAGCCGCCGAGCAGCGTGCCGCCGAAGGGCTCGTCGGGGTGTCCACCATCGACCTGGGGCCGGTGGTCTGTCCGGATGGCGTATGTCGCACGAATATCGATTCTCGATGGGTGGCGCGCGACGGCGGACACATCACCGTGGGCGAAGCTCAGCGGCTGCAGCCGGAATTCGCGCGTCTCATCGCTGAGCGCGCCCGCCCGTGA
- a CDS encoding carboxylesterase/lipase family protein: protein MTRLLLAVLVLLAAVVACSPTTAADPTIVNIRAGAVRGHIDDEVRVFTAIPYAAPPVGPRRFTEPEPVEPWSDTRDATGPGVECPQPGAESDLTQSEDCLVLNVTMPRHTEGKVPVLVWIHGGAFIAGNGVGYNARKLAAQGGIAVVTINYRLGTLGFLAAPGLSDVIGNYGLLDQEAALRWVRDNIAAFGGDPGQVTIGGQSAGGVSVCDLMVAPKASGLFRSAIMESAPCQAQAPVSSAVRDSTAYAADVGCPAGPGAASCLRALSVDALRDSPQFTGIGLPVSPVTGTPELPAPPLDAFTSGLSSPVPVLIGSNANEATVFEAQQYQHKPVPGTDEYQRALESKYADRATELGRRYPLSAYGGNVLAALAAIDTDNSYACPTLDMAEALVRKAPVYAYEFADPAAPVEQQYQGAPLPLGASHGSELGYLFDLSRPLSQESAALSTQMITYWAQFVKTGNPNGSGQPEWPKYAPGGAFLRLAPPAPTPMAGFADNHQCGYWR from the coding sequence ATGACGCGGTTGCTATTGGCTGTGCTGGTGCTCTTGGCAGCCGTCGTGGCATGCAGTCCCACCACAGCCGCGGACCCGACGATCGTCAACATCCGTGCGGGCGCGGTGCGCGGACACATCGACGACGAGGTGCGTGTCTTCACCGCTATTCCGTACGCGGCGCCGCCGGTCGGCCCGCGCCGGTTCACCGAGCCAGAACCCGTCGAACCGTGGTCGGACACCCGCGATGCGACCGGCCCGGGCGTCGAATGCCCGCAGCCGGGGGCCGAGAGCGATCTCACCCAGAGCGAGGACTGCCTGGTTCTCAACGTCACGATGCCGCGGCACACCGAGGGGAAGGTGCCGGTGCTGGTGTGGATTCACGGCGGCGCCTTCATTGCCGGCAACGGTGTCGGCTACAACGCGCGAAAACTGGCCGCCCAGGGCGGGATAGCCGTCGTCACCATCAATTACCGGCTGGGGACGCTGGGGTTCTTGGCCGCACCGGGCCTGTCCGATGTAATCGGCAACTACGGGTTGCTGGATCAGGAGGCGGCGCTGCGCTGGGTGCGTGACAACATCGCCGCGTTCGGTGGTGATCCCGGTCAGGTAACCATCGGCGGTCAATCGGCGGGCGGCGTATCGGTATGCGATCTGATGGTGGCGCCGAAGGCCTCCGGGCTGTTCCGGTCGGCCATCATGGAGAGCGCCCCGTGCCAGGCGCAGGCCCCCGTCTCGTCCGCCGTCCGTGACAGCACCGCCTATGCGGCCGACGTGGGTTGCCCGGCCGGGCCCGGTGCCGCCAGCTGCTTGCGCGCATTATCGGTTGACGCGCTGCGGGATTCGCCGCAGTTCACCGGGATCGGACTGCCGGTGAGCCCGGTGACCGGGACACCGGAGCTTCCGGCGCCGCCACTGGACGCATTCACCAGCGGCCTGTCGTCTCCCGTCCCCGTCCTCATCGGCAGTAATGCCAACGAAGCTACGGTGTTCGAGGCCCAGCAGTATCAGCACAAGCCCGTGCCCGGCACCGACGAGTATCAACGTGCGCTGGAAAGCAAGTACGCCGACCGCGCCACCGAACTCGGACGGCGATACCCCTTGTCTGCGTACGGCGGGAACGTGCTCGCCGCGCTCGCGGCGATCGACACCGACAACAGCTACGCGTGCCCGACCCTCGATATGGCCGAGGCGCTGGTCAGGAAGGCGCCGGTATACGCCTACGAATTCGCTGACCCCGCCGCACCGGTAGAGCAGCAGTATCAAGGCGCACCGTTGCCGTTGGGAGCCTCGCACGGTTCGGAATTGGGTTACCTGTTCGACCTGTCCAGACCGCTGAGTCAGGAATCGGCGGCCCTGTCCACGCAAATGATCACCTACTGGGCACAGTTCGTGAAGACCGGGAATCCGAACGGCAGCGGTCAGCCGGAATGGCCCAAATATGCGCCCGGAGGTGCGTTCCTGCGTCTGGCGCCACCGGCGCCCACGCCGATGGCGGGCTTCGCCGACAACCATCAGTGCGGTTACTGGCGGTAG
- a CDS encoding type Z 30S ribosomal protein S14 — protein sequence MAKTALVNKANKKPKFAVRAYTRCNRCGRPHAVFRKFGLCRICLREMAHAGELPGIRKSSW from the coding sequence ATGGCGAAGACTGCGCTGGTCAATAAGGCCAACAAGAAGCCGAAGTTCGCGGTACGTGCATACACCCGGTGCAACCGGTGTGGACGCCCGCACGCCGTGTTCCGCAAGTTCGGCCTGTGCCGAATCTGCCTGCGGGAGATGGCGCATGCCGGCGAGCTGCCAGGCATCCGCAAGAGCAGCTGGTAA
- the rplE gene encoding 50S ribosomal protein L5 — protein MTTTENAQPRLKTRYREEIKTALNDEFKYANVMQIPGVVKVVVNMGVGDAARDAKLINGAVTDLAAITGQKPEIRKARKSIAQFKLREGMPIGARVTLRGDRMWEFLDRLVSIALPRIRDFRGLSPKQFDGKGNYTFGLTEQSMFHEIDVDSIDRPRGMDITVVTSATNDDEGRALLRQLGFPFKELEQGAKK, from the coding sequence ATGACCACTACCGAAAACGCTCAGCCCCGTCTGAAGACTCGCTACCGCGAAGAGATCAAGACCGCGCTGAACGACGAGTTCAAGTACGCCAACGTGATGCAGATCCCGGGCGTCGTGAAGGTTGTCGTCAACATGGGTGTCGGCGACGCTGCGCGTGACGCCAAGCTCATCAACGGCGCCGTCACCGACCTGGCCGCGATCACCGGCCAGAAGCCGGAGATCCGCAAGGCGCGCAAGTCCATCGCACAGTTCAAGCTGCGTGAAGGCATGCCGATCGGTGCCCGCGTCACGCTGCGCGGCGACCGCATGTGGGAGTTCCTGGACCGCCTCGTGTCCATCGCACTGCCGCGTATCCGCGATTTCCGCGGCCTGTCGCCCAAGCAGTTCGACGGCAAGGGCAACTACACCTTCGGTCTCACCGAGCAGTCGATGTTCCACGAGATCGACGTGGACTCCATCGACCGCCCGCGGGGCATGGACATCACCGTCGTCACCTCGGCGACCAACGACGACGAGGGGCGGGCGCTGCTGCGGCAACTCGGTTTCCCCTTCAAAGAACTTGAGCAGGGAGCGAAGAAGTAA